ATTCAGCAAATTGGTCAGCCAAGATTACGTTTGATGGTAATTCACACATTACATAAACTTGTAATCCGTTTTCACCCTTTTTAAGTCCGTACTCTTCCATAACTTCTAAAACTTTCTTAGCTTCTTCCGGTGTTCTGCAGAATGGAACCATTACGATGACGTTTTTAAGACCCATTTTGTTTCTTACTCTTAAAATTGCTTTACATTCAAGCCCAAATGCTGGTTTGAAAAATTCAGAATAATATCTTGATGCTCCTCTAAATCCAATCATTGGGTTTTCTTCTTCTGGCTCAAAGTATTTTCCACCTATAAGGTTTGCATATTCGTTTGATTTAAAGTCAGAGAATCTAACAATAACCGGCTTAGGATAGAAAGCGGCAGCAATTTTAGCTATACCATAGGAAAGTTTTTTAATATAGTACTCTTCTTTGTTTTCATATCCAAATGTTTTATCTTCAATAATTTCAGCTAATTCTGGGTCTTTCTGCTTGATTTCATCAAATCTTATTAAAGCTAATGGATGGATTGAGATATAGTTATTGATAATAAACTCTTCTCTTGCAAGACCAACGCCTGCGTTTGGTAGGAATGAGAAGTCAAATGCTCCTTCTGGTGATGCAACGTTCATCATTATTGGAGTTTTAGTTTTTGGTAAATCTTTTAAGTCAAACTCTTCTACTTCAAACTCTATTTTTCCTTCGTATACATAGCCCCTTTCACCTTCCGCACAAGAAACGGTAACTTCTCTTCCGTTTTCAAGTACTTCTGTTGCATTTCCTGCTCCAACCACTGCCGGAACGCCAAGCTCTCTCGCTACAATTGCTGCGTGGCAAGTTCTTCCACCTTTATTTGTTACTATTGCAGCCGCTTTTTTCATGATTGGTTCCCAGTCCGGGTCTGTCATATCTGTAACAAGAACCTCTCCTGCTTGAAACTCTTTTGCATCTTCTAAATCGTGTAGTATCCTTACTTTTCCAAAGGCTACTTTATCACCTACCGCTATACCTTCTAAGATTCTTTTCTTAATTCTTTCCTCGTAGGGTTCTGTTATTTTGTATGTGATTATCTTAGAATGGTCTTTTCTTGAATGGATTGTTTCTGGTCTTGCCTGAACTACAAACAACTCATTTAACTCTCCATCTTTTGCCCATTCTACGTCCATAGGTGTCCATTTTCCGTACTTGTTTGTATAGTACTCTTCTATTGCCATTACCCATCTTGCAAGCTTTAAAACTTCATGGTCTTCAAGACAGAATTTAGCCTGTTCTTCTTTAGAAACTGCTACAATTTTTGTTCTTTCATCCGGGTCTGTTCCGTAAACCATTTTATGTGTCTTTCTTCCAAGTTTTTTCTCTATAATTGCTTCATATCCTTCTTTTAGGGTTGGCTTAAATACTAAGAATTCATCCGGAGTAACTGCACCTTGAACTACCATCTCACCAA
The sequence above is drawn from the Sulfurihydrogenibium sp. genome and encodes:
- the ppsA gene encoding phosphoenolpyruvate synthase; translated protein: MAKKLVMWLNEVSMEDVELVGGKNASLGEMIKGLSSIGVKIPMGFVVTSKAYHYFIDYNNLRDKIREILAGLDPNNIEDLSRRGLTVRELIKGGQFPEDLKNEILKAYEELSKMYGQFRVDVAVRSSSTAEDLPNASFAGQQDTYLNIKGDETLLSAIRSCFASLFTDRAISYREAFKFDHFAIGLAVGVQKMVRSDLAASGVSFSIDSDSGFKDVVLINASYGLGEMVVQGAVTPDEFLVFKPTLKEGYEAIIEKKLGRKTHKMVYGTDPDERTKIVAVSKEEQAKFCLEDHEVLKLARWVMAIEEYYTNKYGKWTPMDVEWAKDGELNELFVVQARPETIHSRKDHSKIITYKITEPYEERIKKRILEGIAVGDKVAFGKVRILHDLEDAKEFQAGEVLVTDMTDPDWEPIMKKAAAIVTNKGGRTCHAAIVARELGVPAVVGAGNATEVLENGREVTVSCAEGERGYVYEGKIEFEVEEFDLKDLPKTKTPIMMNVASPEGAFDFSFLPNAGVGLAREEFIINNYISIHPLALIRFDEIKQKDPELAEIIEDKTFGYENKEEYYIKKLSYGIAKIAAAFYPKPVIVRFSDFKSNEYANLIGGKYFEPEEENPMIGFRGASRYYSEFFKPAFGLECKAILRVRNKMGLKNVIVMVPFCRTPEEAKKVLEVMEEYGLKKGENGLQVYVMCELPSNVILADQFAEYFDGFSIGSNDLTQLTLGLDRDSALVAHLYDERNEAVKRMISQVIKVAKEKGKKIGICGQGPSDFPDFAQFLVEQGIDTISINPDSIIKTTKAIYEIEKKLGLN